A single window of Nocardioides kongjuensis DNA harbors:
- a CDS encoding MFS transporter produces MTDVESLDPAGTTSPAEAEVTTTKHAGLALVLILTAQLMVVLDSTIANIALPYIGRDLDISQANLTWIVTGYALAFGGLLLLGGRLGDLYGRRRLFMVGLVTFSIASLLGGLAANEGMLLASRALQGVGAAMAAPAALALITTTFAAGPARNRAMAAYATMSGVGAAIGLILGGWLTGLDSFVGLDVEGWRMTFLINVPIGLIAAFAVPRVLAESEVHPGEMDIPGAITGTLGLLGIVFGLSRAGEEAYGWDHPQTIVALVAGVALLVTFAVIESRVAHPLLPVRIFASRTRATSFVAMMIAPAAMFAMFYFLSLFIQQIMGFSPLEAGFAFLPFSFGIVIGAGLASNLVARIDARFLAGTGTLLAATALFMFSRIPVDESPKAVLQAMTDGGADINYWTHVFPFIILMAVGMGLVFVPMTLTAVHHVRAEDSGIGSGVLNTMQQVGGALGLATLSTVALHFTNNQASAVAKPMADAIVAGGGDPTAVVPGTDLTLLEAGIFGSSFPEGAVHAFLVASILMLTASAVIWAFLNVKHTELATDAPEGVHVG; encoded by the coding sequence ATGACCGACGTCGAATCGCTCGACCCCGCGGGGACGACCTCGCCCGCGGAAGCCGAGGTGACCACCACGAAGCACGCCGGCCTGGCGCTCGTGCTGATCCTCACCGCCCAACTGATGGTGGTGCTCGACTCCACCATCGCCAACATCGCGCTGCCCTACATCGGCCGCGACCTGGACATCTCCCAGGCCAACCTGACCTGGATCGTGACGGGCTACGCGCTCGCGTTCGGCGGCCTGCTGCTCCTCGGCGGCCGTCTCGGTGACCTCTACGGCCGCCGCCGCCTCTTCATGGTCGGCCTGGTGACGTTCTCCATCGCCTCCCTGCTCGGCGGCCTCGCAGCGAACGAGGGCATGCTGCTCGCCTCACGTGCGCTGCAGGGCGTCGGCGCTGCGATGGCCGCTCCGGCCGCCCTCGCCCTGATCACCACGACGTTCGCCGCGGGCCCGGCCCGCAACCGCGCCATGGCCGCCTACGCCACCATGTCCGGCGTCGGTGCCGCGATCGGCCTGATCCTCGGCGGCTGGCTCACCGGCCTGGACTCCTTCGTCGGCCTCGACGTCGAAGGCTGGCGGATGACGTTCCTGATCAACGTCCCGATCGGCCTGATCGCCGCCTTCGCCGTGCCGCGGGTGCTCGCCGAGTCCGAGGTGCACCCCGGTGAGATGGACATCCCCGGCGCCATCACCGGCACCCTCGGCCTGCTGGGCATCGTCTTCGGCCTGTCCCGGGCCGGCGAGGAGGCCTACGGCTGGGACCACCCGCAGACCATCGTCGCGCTGGTCGCCGGTGTCGCCCTCCTGGTCACCTTCGCCGTCATCGAGTCCCGCGTCGCCCACCCGCTGCTGCCGGTCCGCATCTTCGCCAGCCGCACCCGGGCAACGAGCTTCGTGGCCATGATGATCGCCCCCGCCGCGATGTTCGCGATGTTCTACTTCCTCAGCCTGTTCATCCAGCAGATCATGGGCTTCAGCCCGCTCGAGGCCGGGTTCGCGTTCCTGCCGTTCTCCTTCGGCATCGTGATCGGCGCCGGCCTGGCGTCCAACCTGGTCGCCCGGATCGACGCACGCTTCCTCGCCGGGACCGGCACGCTGCTCGCAGCCACCGCGCTGTTCATGTTCTCGCGGATCCCGGTCGACGAGTCGCCGAAGGCCGTCCTGCAGGCGATGACCGACGGTGGCGCCGACATCAACTACTGGACCCACGTGTTCCCGTTCATCATCCTGATGGCCGTCGGCATGGGCCTGGTCTTCGTCCCGATGACCCTCACGGCCGTGCACCACGTGCGCGCCGAGGACTCGGGCATCGGCTCCGGCGTGCTGAACACCATGCAGCAGGTCGGCGGCGCGTTGGGCCTGGCGACGCTGAGCACGGTCGCGCTGCACTTCACCAACAACCAGGCCAGCGCGGTCGCCAAGCCGATGGCCGACGCGATCGTCGCCGGTGGCGGCGACCCGACGGCCGTCGTACCGGGCACCGACCTGACCCTCCTCGAGGCGGGCATCTTCGGCTCGAGCTTCCCCGAGGGCGCGGTCCACGCCTTCCTCGTGGCGTCGATCCTCATGCTGACGGCGTCGGCCGTGATCTGGGCGTTCCTCAACGTCAAGCACACCGAGCTCGCCACCGACGCCCCCGAGGGCGTGCACGTCGGCTGA
- the ligA gene encoding NAD-dependent DNA ligase LigA has protein sequence MSDADLPAVPPEAREEHATISEVIEDARYRYYVLDDPTLSDADFDQRMRRLEALEEEFPELRTPDSPTQKVGGAVATDFTAVDHLQRMESLDNAFSFEDLGAWYARLGRDGVEAPALLCELKVDGLAINLLYEQGRLVRALTRGDGRTGEDVTPNVKTIAAIPHRLTGTDEFPVPALVEVRGEVFLPVAAFEALNVSMTEAGRPAFANPRNAAAGSLRQKDPRVTASRALGMVCHGIGAREGFEPKAQSQAYEALAAWGLPVSEQVRVLPTLADVEGYIANAGENRHTIVPYEIDGVVVKVDDVALQRRLGSTSRAPRWAIAYKYPPEEVNTLLLDIAVNVGRTGRVTPYGVMEPTKVAGSTVENATLHNFHEVERKDVRPGDTVILRKAGDVIPEIVGPVLPLRPEGLQPWVAPTTCPACGTELVEQKEGDKDRRCPNHEKCPGQVRERVFFVAGRSAFDIEGLGYEAAVALLDAGVITNEGDVFDLDADKLRATDLFTRAPKKDEDGPQLSANGEKLLANLDARKHVALWRVIVALSIRHTGPSASRALAQEFGSMEAIRAATEEELAAAEGVGPTIARAVIEWFEVPWHVEIVDKWTAAGVSMADERDESVERTLEGLTVVVTGSLQDFSRDSAKEAILSRGGKAAGSVSKKTDFVVIGENAGSKAEKAEQLGVPILDEDGFKKLLAEGPPRAAEAP, from the coding sequence ATGAGCGACGCCGACCTCCCCGCCGTCCCGCCCGAGGCCCGCGAGGAGCACGCGACGATCAGCGAGGTGATCGAGGACGCGCGCTACCGCTACTACGTCCTGGACGACCCCACGCTGTCCGACGCGGACTTCGACCAGCGGATGCGCCGGCTCGAGGCGCTCGAGGAGGAGTTCCCCGAGCTGCGCACGCCGGACTCGCCGACCCAGAAGGTCGGCGGCGCGGTCGCGACCGACTTCACCGCGGTCGACCACCTGCAGCGGATGGAGAGCCTCGACAACGCCTTCTCGTTCGAGGACCTCGGCGCCTGGTACGCCCGCCTCGGCCGTGACGGCGTCGAGGCGCCGGCACTGCTGTGCGAGCTCAAGGTCGACGGCCTGGCGATCAACCTGCTCTACGAGCAGGGGCGCCTGGTGCGGGCGCTGACCCGCGGCGACGGCCGCACGGGCGAGGACGTGACGCCCAACGTGAAGACCATCGCCGCCATACCCCACCGGCTCACCGGCACCGACGAGTTCCCGGTGCCGGCGCTGGTCGAGGTGCGCGGGGAGGTGTTCTTGCCGGTCGCGGCCTTCGAGGCGCTCAACGTGTCGATGACCGAGGCCGGCCGGCCCGCCTTCGCCAACCCGCGCAACGCGGCCGCCGGCTCGCTGCGCCAGAAGGACCCGCGGGTCACCGCGTCCCGCGCGCTCGGGATGGTCTGCCACGGCATCGGCGCCCGCGAGGGCTTCGAGCCGAAGGCCCAGTCGCAGGCCTACGAGGCGCTGGCCGCATGGGGCCTGCCGGTCTCCGAGCAGGTCCGGGTGCTGCCCACGCTCGCCGACGTCGAGGGCTACATCGCCAACGCCGGCGAGAACCGGCACACGATCGTGCCCTACGAGATCGACGGCGTCGTGGTGAAGGTCGACGACGTCGCCCTGCAGCGGCGGCTGGGCTCGACGAGCCGCGCGCCGCGATGGGCGATCGCGTACAAGTACCCGCCCGAGGAGGTCAACACCTTGCTCCTCGACATCGCGGTCAACGTCGGCCGCACGGGCCGGGTCACGCCGTACGGCGTCATGGAGCCCACCAAGGTCGCCGGTTCCACGGTCGAGAACGCCACGTTGCACAACTTCCACGAGGTCGAGCGCAAGGACGTGCGGCCCGGCGACACCGTCATCCTGCGCAAGGCCGGTGACGTGATCCCCGAGATCGTCGGCCCGGTGCTGCCGCTGCGGCCCGAGGGGCTCCAGCCGTGGGTCGCCCCGACGACCTGCCCGGCCTGCGGGACCGAGCTGGTCGAGCAGAAGGAGGGCGACAAGGACCGGCGGTGCCCCAACCACGAGAAGTGCCCGGGACAGGTGCGCGAGCGGGTCTTCTTCGTCGCCGGCCGCAGCGCCTTCGACATCGAGGGGCTCGGCTACGAGGCCGCCGTCGCGCTGCTCGACGCGGGCGTGATCACCAACGAGGGCGACGTGTTCGACCTCGACGCCGACAAGCTCCGCGCGACGGACCTGTTCACGCGGGCGCCGAAGAAGGACGAGGACGGCCCGCAGCTCTCCGCCAACGGCGAGAAGCTGCTCGCCAACCTCGACGCCCGCAAGCACGTCGCGCTGTGGCGGGTCATCGTCGCCCTCTCCATCCGGCACACCGGGCCGAGCGCGTCGCGCGCGCTGGCGCAGGAGTTCGGCTCGATGGAGGCCATCCGGGCCGCCACCGAGGAGGAGCTCGCCGCCGCCGAGGGCGTGGGTCCCACCATCGCCCGCGCGGTGATCGAGTGGTTCGAGGTGCCGTGGCACGTCGAGATCGTCGACAAGTGGACCGCCGCCGGCGTCTCGATGGCCGACGAGCGCGACGAGTCCGTCGAGCGCACCCTCGAGGGCCTCACCGTCGTGGTCACCGGCTCGCTGCAGGACTTCTCCCGCGACTCGGCCAAGGAGGCGATCCTGTCGCGCGGCGGCAAGGCCGCCGGGTCCGTTTCGAAGAAGACCGACTTCGTGGTCATCGGCGAGAACGCCGGTTCCAAGGCCGAGAAGGCCGAGCAGCTCGGCGTACCGATCCTCGACGAGGACGGCTTCAAGAAGCTGCTGGCCGAGGGACCTCCGCGGGCCGCCGAGGCACCATGA
- a CDS encoding TetR/AcrR family transcriptional regulator, producing MVPRISRREAPSRPRVEGDREQEILDAAIAVLVDVGYDRLTMDAVATRAKASKATLYRKWDGKAALVIDALMSQKTPLETPPDTGSLRGDLLSMYCGHGGLTDEHQTALLGSVVTAIGRDPEFAAAFRDRFIAPKVEVGRVVYERARQRGELRDDVDLDILTAALPGIVLHRGFLLGDPPTQDLIARVVDQVIIPAATRG from the coding sequence ATGGTCCCCCGCATCAGCCGCCGCGAGGCGCCGAGCCGACCCCGCGTCGAGGGCGACCGGGAGCAGGAGATCCTCGACGCCGCGATCGCCGTCCTCGTCGACGTCGGCTACGACCGGCTCACCATGGACGCCGTCGCCACCAGGGCGAAGGCGTCGAAGGCCACGCTGTACCGCAAGTGGGACGGCAAGGCGGCGCTGGTCATCGACGCGCTCATGTCGCAGAAGACGCCACTGGAGACGCCGCCGGACACCGGCAGCCTGCGGGGCGACCTGCTCAGCATGTACTGCGGCCACGGCGGCCTCACCGACGAGCACCAGACCGCGCTCCTCGGCAGCGTCGTCACCGCGATCGGTCGTGACCCGGAGTTCGCCGCGGCCTTCCGGGACCGTTTCATCGCCCCCAAGGTCGAGGTCGGCCGCGTCGTCTACGAACGGGCCCGCCAGCGCGGCGAGCTCCGCGACGACGTCGACCTCGACATCCTCACCGCGGCGCTGCCCGGCATCGTGCTGCACCGCGGCTTCCTGCTCGGAGACCCCCCGACCCAGGACCTGATCGCCCGCGTGGTGGACCAGGTCATCATCCCGGCCGCCACCCGCGGCTGA